CCACCGCCTCGTCGTCCGCGCCGCCGTCGGAGGCGCCGGCGGACCGCAGGGCGGTGATGGCCATGGCCGTGTCGTCCGGGTCGGCGTTGATCGTCGGAATGCCCTCGAAGTCCCAGGCGCGCAGGGGCCGTACGCCCTTGGTGTTGACGGAGGTGTCGGCCCTGTGGTCGATGAGCCAGCGGCCCGCGCGGCGCAGCGGCTCCCGTACGTCGGTGCGGCCGGTGGCGTCCAGGGCCGACATCATGAGCGCGGAGTCCATCACGACGGTGCGGAACGTCTGCACCCGCCGCGTGCCGTCCACCCGGACGTTCAGCTCGTCGCAGGCGGCGAGCGCGCGGCGCTGCACGGGGTGCCCGATGCCGTAGCCGCGGCTCCACAGCGCCAGCACGCAGACCAGGGTCTCCGTCCAGCTGCCGCCCCAGCTGCCGTCCGACTCCTGCCGGGCCATCAGCCAGTCCTCGCCCGCCCGCAGGGCCTTGGCGCGCAGCGTCCTCGGCGTCGCCGCGTGCACCGCGCGCAGGGTGCCGGTCAGCACGGACTCGGCCCGGGACGGCGGGTGGGGGACGCCGCTGCGCAGCACGGTGACGTCCACGTCGAGGCGGCGCACCGGCCTGACGGTCGTCAGGATGCCCACGGCGACGACGACCTCCCTGGCCATCGGCTCGTAGTCGCCGAGCGCGCCGGGGACCCAGGAGGGCAGCAGCACCAGTTCCGGCGGCACGCGGGGGATCTCGTCCCAGCTCACGATGCCCGTGAAGGCGAGCCAGAACTTCACCGGCACCATGTCGATCGCCTCAAGGCCGCCCGCGGACCGCACGAAGGCCGCGGCCCGGCGCAGCGCCTCGTGGTCGAGCGGGAACCCGGCCAGTTGCAGGGCGATGTGGGTGAAGGCACTGCTCGACAGGTCGGAGGGGCCGCCGCGGAACAGGGACCAGCCGCCGTCCTCGTTCTGGTCCGCGAGCATCCAGGCGGCGAGTTCCTCGACGTGCCGCGGGGTCGTGGCACCGAGCAGGGTGCGCATCACGATGTCGGCGGCCTCGTAGGAGGTCCCGCCCGTGAGGATCTCCCCCGGCCAGGCGCCGTCCTCCGCCTGGGCGGCGAAGGCGGCGGAGACGGCGGCCGAGACGGCCGCCCCCACCTGCGCGTCGTTCGGCTTGTGCGATTGGTCTGTCACCACTGTTCCTTGCGTTGCGTTCTCGCGGTCTTCGCGGTTCTGGTGGTTCTCCCGGCTGCCACCGCGCCGCCCGCGGTCACCCGGCCGGGTCGTCGTCCCCGACGGTGATCTCCAGGTAGCACATGTCGACCCGCATCAGGTCCTGGGCGGTCGCGCAGAACGCCCGCACCGCCCCGTACCTGCGGTGCAGCAGGCGTTCGGCATGCCGTTCCTCGCCTGCGGGCAGGACCCGGGCGGTGGCGGGCACCACGCCGGTCAGGGGGCGCCCGCGAGTGGAGCACACGCCGAGCAGCACGTGCGGGCGGCGGCCGACGCGGGCGACCTTCCCCGAGGCGCGCTGGGTCCGCACGTACACCCGCTCGGCCTCCACCGCGGCCCACACGGGGGTGGCGACGCGACCGCCACCGGCCCTGAAGGTGATCAGCAGCGCGTGCTTGCCGCGCGCGAGCGTCTCGCGGACGCGGCGCGCGCTCTCGGCGCGGTCGGCCGGGTACGCGGCGTCGAGGAGTTCGAGGATGCGGGCCGGGGGCAGGCTGAGCCGGTCGGCGACGCGCCCGCCCGGCAGGCTGCGGCCGGCCACCGGCCGGGCCAGAGGACGTACACGCTCCTGGGACACACCACTCCTTCTCCCGCCCCCGGGAGGGGACTTGCGACGCCGCCGCATCGTACGGGCTCGCGGAGCGGCCTGGCGACGCGCGCGTTCAACCGCTCCTGCCCGCCCCGGCGGATGTTGCCCGCGGACGGACGGGTGGGGAAAGCTGACCCCCCGCCGTCGGAGCCGCGTTGCCCCGGTCGAGGCGGTCCCGATGCACGATCCGAGAATCCGAGAATCCGAGAACCTGAGAAAGAGGCGGCCGTTGCGGTTGGATGCCGACGTTCCTCCGAAGCCACCCGCCGCGCGGGAGTCGGCGCGGATCTGGGTGCAGGCGGCGGGACCGCCGCTGGTCCTCGTGCTGGTCCTCCAGGGGGCGTTCGCCGTGACGGCCGTGCGCCACCAGGGCGCCGTCGAGTGGTGGCGCGTCGCGCTCACGGTGCTCCTGTTCGTCTGCGACGGAATCGGCCGGCGCCTGGTGAACGACTTCGAGGACCACAGGCGGGGCGTGGACAGGCCCGACCGGGTGCGCCCCGACAGCTCGATGGCGCTCGGTCTTGACATGAACCGGGTGCGGTGGGCCGGCATGGGCGGGTTCGCGGCGGCGTGGGTCTGCCTCCTCGTCCTCGCGCTCACCTCCGAGCCCTTGCTGCTGCTGGTGATCCCGCCGATGTACGCGGCCTACTTCGCCTACGCCGGCGGGCGGCGCCCGCTCGGCCACCGGGGCTTCGGCGAGCTGCTCGACTTCGTGGTCAC
Above is a genomic segment from Streptomyces marincola containing:
- a CDS encoding PPOX class F420-dependent oxidoreductase, yielding MSQERVRPLARPVAGRSLPGGRVADRLSLPPARILELLDAAYPADRAESARRVRETLARGKHALLITFRAGGGRVATPVWAAVEAERVYVRTQRASGKVARVGRRPHVLLGVCSTRGRPLTGVVPATARVLPAGEERHAERLLHRRYGAVRAFCATAQDLMRVDMCYLEITVGDDDPAG
- a CDS encoding prenyltransferase/squalene oxidase repeat-containing protein encodes the protein MTDQSHKPNDAQVGAAVSAAVSAAFAAQAEDGAWPGEILTGGTSYEAADIVMRTLLGATTPRHVEELAAWMLADQNEDGGWSLFRGGPSDLSSSAFTHIALQLAGFPLDHEALRRAAAFVRSAGGLEAIDMVPVKFWLAFTGIVSWDEIPRVPPELVLLPSWVPGALGDYEPMAREVVVAVGILTTVRPVRRLDVDVTVLRSGVPHPPSRAESVLTGTLRAVHAATPRTLRAKALRAGEDWLMARQESDGSWGGSWTETLVCVLALWSRGYGIGHPVQRRALAACDELNVRVDGTRRVQTFRTVVMDSALMMSALDATGRTDVREPLRRAGRWLIDHRADTSVNTKGVRPLRAWDFEGIPTINADPDDTAMAITALRSAGASDGGADDEAVAATSEAARWLIACQSPSGGWAGFGVDRWSRLGEKALTGIGFVEGATACVTAHAVEALHAEGLGWHPGCRRAVRWLLDAQDADGSWPSRWGVRLYGTSHVVSALRTAGAPADHPSIVAARRWLLEHQNPDGGWGENIALSLSDRRRATGESSAIHTAWCLRGLLRAGEVDEEAAAAAAGYLISHQNEAGTWTDPTEWMIVIPDSVYISTPRMTHAFALWALADYQRHLSAVASGAAHPDQGKAAE
- a CDS encoding prenyltransferase gives rise to the protein MDADVPPKPPAARESARIWVQAAGPPLVLVLVLQGAFAVTAVRHQGAVEWWRVALTVLLFVCDGIGRRLVNDFEDHRRGVDRPDRVRPDSSMALGLDMNRVRWAGMGGFAAAWVCLLVLALTSEPLLLLVIPPMYAAYFAYAGGRRPLGHRGFGELLDFVVTGTAVTLVVGRLNGDAFDAALWCAALACGFLFMTLMLHNNARDLAKDREAGKVTLPHLIPPAAVKALYVTGLAGCYGFLALTALGLGAWGPLLPLVTLPWAALLAVRVCRGPLGTGMIDWSGLYLLMLAVFATFTAGGWLPAW